One Brassica napus cultivar Da-Ae chromosome C4, Da-Ae, whole genome shotgun sequence genomic region harbors:
- the LOC106363942 gene encoding uncharacterized protein At4g14450, chloroplastic, with the protein MASTMAETSSSNVRDNRPSNKLQSRLPSLKIEITSVTTWNVAIPLLSPLASSPKSSFDQSAVASSQNQAEKPADEVKKTPVFKKWQHPASPFCYDQTTFVQPFISV; encoded by the coding sequence ATGGCCTCAACAATGGCAGAAACAAGCAGTTCAAACGTCAGAGACAATCGGCCATCTAACAAGCTACAGAGCCGGCTTCCGTCTTTAAAGATAGAGATTACGTCCGTCACTACGTGGAACGTAGCCATCCCTCTGCTATCGCCGCTCGCTTCCTCCCCCAAATCATCCTTCGACCAATCTGCTGTTGCTTCGTCGCAGAACCAGGCTGAGAAACCGGCGGATGAGGTGAAGAAGACGCCGGTTTTCAAGAAGTGGCAGCATCCGGCGTCGCCGTTCTGCTACGACCAGACGACGTTTGTCCAGCCGTTCATCTCAGTATAG